TAACCAACCGGAAAGATCAGCAGAGAGTTGCGATAACGATTGTGTCAGTTCAGGGGTTAACTCCACCGGTAATTTACCGCTGCGAACATGTAAATCCCGTTGTGGAAACGGAATTTCTACGCCTCTTTCATGGAATAATTTATAAATTAAAAAATAGAGATCGCTTTTGATTTGAAATTGTTTGCGGGGTTCTGAAATCCAAGCAAGTAAATCAAAGTCAAGGGAACTATCACCAAAGCCGAGAAAGAAGACATTGGGTGGAGGAATGGATAAAACATCTGAATGATTCTTAGCGGCATCAAGGAGGGCTTGACGAACCATTTCTACATTCGATCCATACGCAACGCCAACCGGAATCCGCAGTCGAGAAATGGGGCTGCGGTGACTCCAATTGACCACTTCTGACTCCAAGAAACGAGAGTTGGGTAAAATGACAGAAACGCGATCAATCGTGGTAATTTCAGTACTGCGAACACTAATGTGTTCCACGGTCCCCACGTACTCACCCACCTCCACAAAGTCTCCTGCTTGAATGGGACGTTCAAAAATTAACACTAACCCACTCACAAATTCTTTGGCAATGCCCTGAATCCCTAAACCAATACCAACCCCCAAAACCCCCGCAAAAACGGTTAGTGAGCTAATATCTAACCCCCAAATTTGCAGGAGGACTAATGCCCCAATTAAAACAAAGCTATAGTTCGCGACTAACGCAATTGTTTCTTGGGCGGCCCGACTTAAGCCAGTGAGACTCAGCACCCGCAGTCGCAGCACTTGTTTAATCGTCCGGGCAAAGATAAAGAGGGCGGTAAATAAGGCAAGGAGAATAATTAAATCTAAAACAGAGTAAGCATTATTACCTAAAGGAAATAAATCGGAAGTAACGCTGTAAATGAGAGTGTCCCGCAGTTGACGGCTGAGGTGTCGGGTTTGAGGAAATAGGGTACTGATATATCCCAACGCCAGCAGCACAATCAGGCTGCGTAAAAAGTTGAGAAAGACTTGAAAGGCAATGAAGCGGGTGGTGGTACCGGTAAAAGGCTGAGTATGACTGTCAATGGGGGGGGTAGATTCTCTCAGATCAGGATTAATCCAACGCTCGCAAATGAGGCCAATGCCCCAAATGAGGAGTCCAGTAATGACAATTATAAAAATAGACAAGAGCGTCGCTGGAATCAGATAAGCCGCTGTCCGCTCCCGTTGGGCTTGCGCGATCGCGCGTTCAAGTTTTTGCTGCCAAAGCTCGGCTTGTTCCTCTAAACTTCTTCCTTGGGGTGTATCTTCACGCGTCACCGAAAGCAAGTGCTTCCCATTAATTTGGAGTGTAGGAACCGTTTGACTAGTATCAACCGCAATCTGAATTTCTTCACTTGCCTCTTCTTGCAGTGGTGCTAAACTCTTACGAATAATACGATTGAGGGTCTGATTCGCATCTTCAGCGCGTTCTTTCGCATTAAATTGCCCGGAAGCGGTTACTTCAAAAACAACCCTGCCATCGACCAAAATCGGGGCTGAGTAATTGGTTTGCGCCTCAGCCGGTAGCACAAATAAGAAAAAACTGAGCGTAAACGTAACAATTCCCAGTAAAAGAGAGCAAACGCCATTAGCGCTGTTAGTCTCCTGGGGATGATCGCGAAATTTCATAAAGGATTTATTGACCAGATTTGACAGGGATAGGATCAGACGGAGAACGACTTTGATTTTGACTTTGGGCAAGGGCTTTGGGTTTCAGGTACAAATTTTCAATTAA
This portion of the Cyanobacteria bacterium GSL.Bin1 genome encodes:
- a CDS encoding mechanosensitive ion channel yields the protein MKFRDHPQETNSANGVCSLLLGIVTFTLSFFLFVLPAEAQTNYSAPILVDGRVVFEVTASGQFNAKERAEDANQTLNRIIRKSLAPLQEEASEEIQIAVDTSQTVPTLQINGKHLLSVTREDTPQGRSLEEQAELWQQKLERAIAQAQRERTAAYLIPATLLSIFIIVITGLLIWGIGLICERWINPDLRESTPPIDSHTQPFTGTTTRFIAFQVFLNFLRSLIVLLALGYISTLFPQTRHLSRQLRDTLIYSVTSDLFPLGNNAYSVLDLIILLALFTALFIFARTIKQVLRLRVLSLTGLSRAAQETIALVANYSFVLIGALVLLQIWGLDISSLTVFAGVLGVGIGLGIQGIAKEFVSGLVLIFERPIQAGDFVEVGEYVGTVEHISVRSTEITTIDRVSVILPNSRFLESEVVNWSHRSPISRLRIPVGVAYGSNVEMVRQALLDAAKNHSDVLSIPPPNVFFLGFGDSSLDFDLLAWISEPRKQFQIKSDLYFLIYKLFHERGVEIPFPQRDLHVRSGKLPVELTPELTQSLSQLSADLSGWLDHHPRDHGNRRNQP